TGATGTCGGCGATATCGCTGTCGGTCATCGGCGGCACCGGCGCGAGGCTGGCGTCGCGCCCCTCGGGCCGGAAGGAGATGATGCCGTCGGCCGGCCCCCATATGCCCGACGGGCGCATCGGATTGCCGGTGCCCGGGCCGGCATATTCGACGTTCCACATCGGCCCCTGGTGCCAGAGCTGGGGCACGATCCGCCCGCCCGCCGCATGAACCTCATCGATCACACGCCGCCAGCCGTCGAGCACCTCGACCCCATCGATGCCGGGGATGTCCGGATGGTCGGCGGCAGCATAATGCGGCAGCGCCACCCCTTCGGTCAGGATCAGGCCCAGGCCGGTCGCGGCGCGGCGGGCGTAATAGCTGGCGACCTCTTCGGTCGGCACCCCGAGCGGCGAGCGGTAGCGGGTCATCGGCGCCATCACCACCCGGTTGGGCAGGTCCAGGCCGCGCAGGACGAAGGGCCGCAGCAGCGGTTCGATCGGGCTCATCGTCATTGTCCCGTGAATTTAGGGCGCCGCTTTTCGATGAAGGCCTTGCGCTTCTCGGCGGTGTCGGCGGTCGACTGGCTCATGAAGATGGCCCGGTTCTCAAGTTCGATCGCGGCCTCCAGGCTTGGCGCATCGGCATTGAGCCACATCGAGCTCTTGGTGAGCGCGATCCCGATCGGGCTGTTGACCAGGATCGCGTCGGCCAGCGCGAGCGCTTCATCGATCAGCTTGTCGTCGTCGACGCAGCGCAGGATCATGCCGATCTGGGCGGCCTCCTCGGCCATCACGGTACGGCCGGTCAGCATCAGTTCGGCGGCGCGCTGGGTGCCGATCAGCCGGGGCAGCATATAGCTGAAGCCCAGTTCATGCCCGGTGCCGGCATTGTGGAAGGCATTGACGAACTTGGCCGACCGCCCCGCGATCGTCATGTCGGCGGCCAGCGCCAGCGCATAGCCCGCGCCCGCCGCCGCGCCGTTGACCGCGCAGATGACAGGCTGCGGCAGCGCCCGCATCCGCACCGGGATCTGCCCGAGCTTGTCCATGATGCGGCGCTGCCACTGCGCCTTGCCCAGATCCTCCGACACCCAGTCGGGCCGGCCGCCGTCGCGGATATCGTGCCCGGCGCAGAAGGCGCGACCGGCGCCGGTGAGCAGCACCACGCGCACATCATGATCGTAGCGGATCGATTCGAGCTGGTCGATCAGCTCGCCATACATGGCGTAGCTCAGCGAGTTGAGCGCATCGGGCCGGTTGAGGGTGAGGCGGCAGACCCCTTCGGCCGGGGTGTCGCGCAAGATATCGCCCATGCGGCTTCCCATCCTGTCGTCTTCGGTTTCGATCCAATAGCGTCATAAAGAGGAGAGTCCGGGCCTGCGGGGAAGCCCGGCGTCCTGCATATCATGGTTGTGAACAGGCGGACGGCATGACTTGTCATGGCGGCTGGCCGTGGCGAGGGATGATCGGGCATAGTTTCAGGTTGAACCATGGCCAGACTACCACTTGAGAATATCCGCGTCCTCGATCTCACCCGCGTGCTGGCGGGGCCGTTCGGATCGCAGGTGCTGGCGGACATGGGCGCCGACGTGATCAAGATCGAGCGCCCCGGCGCGGGAGACGACGCGCGCATCTTCGGCGAGCCCTATCTGCGCGATGCCGAGGGCAACCGCACCCGCGAGAACGCCTTCTACATGTCGGTGAACCGCAACAAGCGATCGGTGGCGCTCAACATCGCCTCGCCGCGCGGCCAGGCGCTGATCCGCGAGCTGGTCAAGTCGTGCGACGTGGTGATGGAGAATTACAAGGTCGGCGACCTGAAGCGCTACGGCCTCGACTATGACAGCCTGAAGGCGATCAACCCGCGCATCATCTATTGCTCGGTCACCGGCTATGGCCAGACGGGTCCGCTGGCGAGCAAGCCCGGCTACGACGCGGTATTCCAGGGCGAATGCGGGCTGATGAGCGTGACCGGCATTCCCGAGGGCAAGCCGGGCGCCGGCCCGATGAAGGTGGGGCCCAGCATCATCGACCTGTTCACCGGCCTGAACGTCGCCAATGCCGTGCTCGCCGCGCTCTACCATCGCGACGCCGGCGGCGGCGAAGGGCAATATATCGACGTCGCGCTGCTCGACTGCGGCATCTCCGCGCTGTCGCATTACGCGCAGATCTACCTGACCTCGGGCGAGGTGCCGGTGCGGCGCGGCACCCAGGGCAATGGCGGGATGCCGACCAGCAAATTCCCGTGCAGCGACGGGGCGATCATGATCACCTCTGGCAACGACAAGCAATATGTCGCGCTATGCGACGCGGTCGGCCATCCCGAACTGGCGACCCATCCGCGCTTCCACACCAATGTCCTGCGCGTCCAGCATCGCGACGAGATCACCGAGGTGTTCGACGCGATCTTCGCCACAAATACGGTGGCCTATTGGCTGGAGAAGCTGGGCGCGGCAGGCATCCCAAGCGGCCCGATC
The sequence above is drawn from the Rhizorhabdus dicambivorans genome and encodes:
- a CDS encoding enoyl-CoA hydratase/isomerase family protein — encoded protein: MGDILRDTPAEGVCRLTLNRPDALNSLSYAMYGELIDQLESIRYDHDVRVVLLTGAGRAFCAGHDIRDGGRPDWVSEDLGKAQWQRRIMDKLGQIPVRMRALPQPVICAVNGAAAGAGYALALAADMTIAGRSAKFVNAFHNAGTGHELGFSYMLPRLIGTQRAAELMLTGRTVMAEEAAQIGMILRCVDDDKLIDEALALADAILVNSPIGIALTKSSMWLNADAPSLEAAIELENRAIFMSQSTADTAEKRKAFIEKRRPKFTGQ
- a CDS encoding CaiB/BaiF CoA transferase family protein, which produces MARLPLENIRVLDLTRVLAGPFGSQVLADMGADVIKIERPGAGDDARIFGEPYLRDAEGNRTRENAFYMSVNRNKRSVALNIASPRGQALIRELVKSCDVVMENYKVGDLKRYGLDYDSLKAINPRIIYCSVTGYGQTGPLASKPGYDAVFQGECGLMSVTGIPEGKPGAGPMKVGPSIIDLFTGLNVANAVLAALYHRDAGGGEGQYIDVALLDCGISALSHYAQIYLTSGEVPVRRGTQGNGGMPTSKFPCSDGAIMITSGNDKQYVALCDAVGHPELATHPRFHTNVLRVQHRDEITEVFDAIFATNTVAYWLEKLGAAGIPSGPINDLEQVFDYPQAVHRGMRVRVPHPLKPDLDVIRSPLNFSETPITDYRAPPMLGEHTREVLAAELGLSEAEIAALADEGVV